A single genomic interval of Leptospira stimsonii harbors:
- a CDS encoding ABC transporter ATP-binding protein — translation MTQKIQKKTEIVFEAKKIGKIYKMGEVEVPALHGVDLELRSGEFVVLLGPSGSGKSTLLNILGGLDTPTSGEVRFQDHDLFSKDDKSLTLYRRDHVGFVFQFYNLIPSLTALENVSLVTELSSHPMSSEEALSLVGLLERKDHFPAQMSGGEQQRVAIARAIAKRPDVLLCDEPTGALDFKTGRVVLDAISKVNLELGTTTVVITHNATIAQMADRIIEMRDGTVISNKKNSRKKTSEELNW, via the coding sequence ATGACCCAAAAGATTCAGAAAAAAACCGAGATCGTATTCGAGGCCAAAAAAATCGGAAAAATCTACAAGATGGGAGAGGTCGAAGTTCCTGCCCTGCACGGAGTGGATTTGGAACTCCGATCCGGAGAATTCGTCGTTCTTTTGGGTCCCTCGGGATCGGGCAAATCCACTTTGTTGAATATATTAGGCGGTCTTGATACCCCCACTTCCGGAGAAGTCCGTTTCCAGGATCACGATTTATTTTCAAAAGATGATAAAAGTCTCACGCTATATCGAAGGGATCACGTAGGGTTCGTATTCCAATTTTATAATCTAATTCCGAGTCTTACCGCACTGGAAAACGTTTCCTTGGTAACCGAACTCAGCTCTCATCCGATGTCTTCCGAGGAAGCGCTTTCACTCGTAGGCCTTCTTGAAAGAAAAGATCACTTTCCTGCCCAGATGTCCGGAGGAGAACAACAAAGAGTTGCGATCGCGAGGGCAATCGCCAAAAGACCGGATGTACTACTCTGCGACGAACCGACCGGAGCCCTCGACTTCAAAACCGGAAGGGTCGTCTTGGATGCAATCTCAAAAGTGAATTTAGAATTGGGAACGACCACCGTCGTCATCACACATAACGCGACGATCGCGCAGATGGCGGATCGAATCATCGAAATGAGAGACGGAACGGTAATTTCCAACAAAAAGAATTCCCGCAAAAAAACATCGGAAGAGTTGAACTGGTGA
- a CDS encoding ABC transporter permease, translating to MKILDRKVFREMKSLKAQGVTIALVVAAGIAVFVASRSAYDSLFSAREKFYSSSYFAQGFVSLKRAPESILQNLIDVPGIGTIRSRIVQEAVLDIPNETLPTSGRFVSLSQGINVPHIRSGRLPKGDNEVLLSEAFAIANKLSPGNRIVGILQGEKKILTVTGIALSPEYVYIFRGTNPLPDDKHFGILWMDRKGMENAFGMVGAFNDAVFMFAPGTQKTSVLKRIDQILEPYGGYGAYDRDKLPSHSFLRDEFKQLKTMAYSLPMIFLGVAAFLLHIVSTRIISKEREQIATLKALGYSNIEIALHYLKIISVISGLGSILGVLVGIWLGDAMRNLYSEYYRFPHLVFIFNPSLGLIGILIGILAGALGTTYSIFGVLKLDPAQAMRAPVPMSFRKNWIETYTKTLSTQTRMILRNLTRRPARTLIAILGISTSVMIMVLGMFSRDAVNAMIEIQFDLLQRESITVSFLGPVSKTAVDDLQKDPAVLSAEGYRMIPIRIRVGHLSKEMALQGIPDKAELRRLVGKKRNILTPPSSGIFLNSGVAEKMKIKTGSQIQMEILEGNRKKIVVRVDGLVEELLGQGAYMDLNSVNQLLGEGESVNLIALRTDAKGESALLSRLKDVPKISGVSTRAGSLKVFTDTMSRSTLATTVILFIFASVISIGVVYNTAMISLSERIFELGSLRILGFTREEVFRILAGELGVEIIASLPIGCILGYAFAYLLMTTVETEGFKIPLIISYRTYAVAILMTLGTSVLSYFILYSKIKTMDLLSILKIRE from the coding sequence GTGAAAATCCTCGATCGCAAAGTTTTTCGGGAAATGAAATCTCTCAAAGCCCAAGGAGTCACGATCGCATTGGTCGTCGCCGCGGGAATCGCGGTCTTTGTCGCATCCAGAAGCGCATACGATTCCCTTTTTTCGGCGCGTGAAAAATTCTATTCTTCCTCGTACTTCGCACAGGGATTTGTCTCCTTAAAAAGAGCGCCGGAATCGATTCTTCAAAACTTGATCGACGTTCCGGGAATCGGAACGATTCGATCGAGAATCGTTCAAGAAGCCGTATTAGATATTCCTAATGAAACTCTCCCGACTTCCGGAAGATTCGTATCCTTATCGCAAGGAATCAACGTACCTCATATTCGCTCCGGCAGACTACCCAAAGGCGACAACGAAGTTTTGTTAAGCGAAGCGTTCGCAATTGCGAATAAACTATCTCCCGGAAATCGGATCGTCGGGATCTTGCAAGGGGAGAAAAAAATTCTCACCGTAACCGGAATCGCACTTTCACCGGAGTACGTTTATATTTTCCGCGGAACCAATCCACTTCCGGACGACAAACATTTCGGAATTCTATGGATGGATCGAAAAGGAATGGAGAATGCGTTTGGAATGGTGGGCGCCTTCAACGACGCGGTTTTTATGTTCGCCCCCGGAACGCAAAAGACTTCCGTTCTAAAGAGAATCGACCAGATTTTGGAACCGTACGGAGGATACGGCGCATACGATAGGGATAAATTGCCGTCTCATTCCTTTCTAAGGGATGAATTCAAACAACTGAAAACGATGGCCTACTCTTTACCGATGATTTTTCTCGGAGTCGCCGCTTTCCTCCTTCATATCGTATCGACTCGAATCATCTCGAAAGAAAGGGAACAGATCGCAACGCTCAAAGCATTAGGATATTCGAATATAGAAATCGCTCTTCATTATCTCAAAATCATATCCGTGATCAGCGGACTCGGTTCCATATTGGGAGTTTTAGTGGGAATCTGGCTCGGCGACGCGATGAGAAATCTTTACTCCGAATATTATCGATTCCCCCACCTTGTTTTTATTTTTAATCCCTCTTTGGGCTTAATCGGAATTTTAATAGGAATTCTTGCGGGAGCGTTAGGAACTACTTACTCGATTTTCGGAGTTCTTAAATTGGATCCGGCTCAAGCGATGCGAGCGCCGGTTCCTATGAGTTTTCGAAAAAATTGGATCGAAACATATACGAAAACTCTTTCCACACAAACCAGAATGATCTTAAGAAATCTAACCAGGAGACCCGCGAGAACCTTGATCGCAATTCTTGGAATTTCAACATCGGTGATGATTATGGTTTTAGGAATGTTTTCGCGCGACGCGGTGAATGCGATGATCGAAATTCAATTCGATCTTCTCCAAAGGGAATCGATCACCGTTTCTTTTTTAGGCCCCGTTTCCAAGACCGCAGTCGACGATCTGCAAAAGGATCCTGCCGTATTATCCGCGGAAGGTTATCGAATGATTCCGATTCGAATTCGCGTTGGACATCTTTCCAAAGAAATGGCTCTGCAAGGAATACCGGATAAGGCCGAATTACGAAGACTCGTCGGAAAGAAAAGAAATATCCTCACCCCTCCAAGCTCCGGAATTTTTTTGAATTCCGGGGTCGCCGAAAAAATGAAAATCAAAACCGGTTCTCAAATTCAAATGGAAATCCTGGAGGGAAATCGAAAGAAGATCGTAGTTCGCGTTGACGGATTGGTCGAAGAACTTTTAGGACAAGGCGCTTATATGGATCTCAATTCCGTTAATCAATTGTTAGGCGAAGGAGAAAGTGTAAACCTAATCGCCTTAAGAACGGATGCTAAAGGAGAATCAGCGTTATTGTCCAGATTGAAGGACGTTCCTAAAATTTCGGGTGTTTCCACACGAGCGGGAAGCCTCAAAGTATTTACGGATACGATGTCCCGGAGCACACTCGCAACGACCGTGATTCTTTTTATATTCGCTTCTGTCATCTCAATCGGAGTCGTCTACAACACTGCAATGATTTCCCTATCCGAAAGAATTTTCGAACTTGGAAGTTTAAGAATTCTCGGTTTTACAAGGGAAGAGGTTTTTAGAATCTTAGCGGGAGAATTAGGAGTGGAGATCATCGCTTCTCTCCCGATAGGATGTATACTAGGATATGCTTTTGCCTATCTTTTGATGACGACTGTGGAAACGGAAGGATTCAAAATCCCTCTGATTATTTCTTATCGCACCTACGCAGTCGCGATTCTGATGACTTTAGGAACTTCCGTCCTGAGCTATTTTATTTTGTATTCAAAAATCAAAACAATGGATCTTCTATCGATCCTAAAAATAAGGGAATAA